A genome region from Anopheles stephensi strain Indian chromosome 2, UCI_ANSTEP_V1.0, whole genome shotgun sequence includes the following:
- the LOC118506049 gene encoding uncharacterized protein LOC118506049 produces MNHIAKFWPLSDIHLAGRNSSSPVFSSKPLYRLAVEALARSYSNNPRCPHYRAAIEQLPLGSRLDLLTEMCDYPSLVEVQWQILSDPLLVSDFIKYLSGDLSPLVQCLQWLQSVKKPVPIQLFRQYKKLIEKKIWTGGVPRLDYRCGLRIGTFLTETGWTVEAIGILQLAQQHASFGTAEELAVLRQLMRTQTLAGKLINAGKTYDRMKRMLSNVIRQSAISQALSDKRSDGQSLQDLQMAVFHSFSLYHYEELNFELSYEYGMHSLARISARSPSRLVIDVLRQLVRACLGRRMHAKAAYILRQAIGLVVQHYGRVSALYAETLEDLALLLLVCNHVGESVDVYAEAQLLYMQLYGSRNLMLSLAQGNLAYGLCLQAYVTGRRDRALQHVAKSIGNYQRIWPPEHRMLAQVFRLRSTMELFTFSNATGEEPGLLQDELFNPQDIEPLSVKDLSAHLRVIEQWEKK; encoded by the coding sequence ATGAATCATATCGCCAAGTTTTGGCCCCTTTCGGACATTCATCTGGCTGGCCGAAACAGTTCCAGCCCGGTGTTTAGCAGCAAACCACTGTACCGGCTGGCAGTGGAAGCTCTCGCGCGAAGCTACTCCAACAACCCACGATGTCCGCATTACAGAGCAGCTATCGAGCAATTGCCACTGGGCAGTCGGTTGGACCTACTGACCGAAATGTGTGACTACCCGAGCCTGGTGGAAGTGCAGTGGCAGATACTTTCCGACCCGTTACTGGTCAgtgatttcatcaagtacctgtCCGGTGATCTAAGCCCGCTCGTTCAATGTCTGCAGTGGCTTCAAAGTGTCAAAAAGCCTGTCCCTATTCAGTTGTTTCGTCAGTACAAGAAGCTAATCGAGAAGAAGATTTGGACGGGTGGTGTCCCTCGTCTGGATTACCGATGTGGACTACGCATCGGAACCTTCCTGACGGAGACTGGATGGACCGTGGAAGCGATCGGTATTCTACAGCTTGCACAGCAACATGCAAGCTTCGGAACGGCGGAGGAACTAGCCGTACTGCGACAGCTAATGCGTACCCAAACGCTTGCCGGAAAGCTGATCAACGCAGGCAAAACGTACGATCGCATGAAGAGAATGCTGAGCAATGTAATCCGGCAGTCGGCGATTTCCCAAGCGCTTTCCGACAAACGTAGCGATGGGCAAAGCTTGCAAGACCTACAGATGGCCGTATTCCATTCGTTCTCGCTATATCACTACGAGGAACTAAACTTTGAGCTCAGCTACGAGTACGGCATGCATTCGCTAGCCAGAATTAGCGCGCGCTCACCGAGCCGACTAGTTATCGACGTTCTTCGGCAGCTCGTGCGCGCTTGTCTTGGTCGTCGGATGCATGCCAAAGCAGCGTACATACTGCGACAGGCGATCGGACTGGTGGTGCAGCACTACGGACGTGTTAGTGCCCTGTACGCCGAAACACTCGAAGATTTGGCCCTTCTTCTGCTTGTCTGCAATCACGTAGGCGAAAGTGTCGATGTGTACGCGGAAGCTCAGCTACTCTACATGCAGCTGTACGGATCGCGGAATTTAATGCTTTCCCTTGCCCAAGGCAATCTAGCGTACGGATTGTGTTTGCAGGCGTACGTTACGGGGCGTCGTGATCGTGCGCTACAGCACGTCGCCAAGTCTATCGGCAACTACCAGCGCATCTGGCCACCGGAGCATCGTATGCTGGCACAGGTATTTCGGTTGCGTTCTACAATGGAGCTGTTTACATTCTCGAATGCGACTGGCGAGGAACCAGGTTTACTGCAGGATGAGTTATTTAATCCTCAGGATATCGAACCGTTGTCAGTTAAGGATTTGAGTGCTCATTTACGAGTAATTGAGCAATGGGAGAAGAAGTAA